GCGCGGACGCGCCGCGCAGCCCGTCCGAGCCGAAGGCGATCAAGAAGGCGGTCGACGCGGTGACCGCCTGAGCCGCCACGACGCGACGGGGCCCGGCCGTCGGCCGGGCCCCGTCGCGTGTCAGGGGACGTCCGGTGCGGGCAGGATCCGGCGCAGCCGCCCCGGGGGTACGCTCCGCTGCCGCCACTCCCTCGGGTAGCCCACCGAGACCTCCTCGAAGCGCACCCCGTCGTGCCACGTGGTGCGCGGGATGTGCAGGTGCCCGTAGACGACCGCCACGGCGTCGAAGCGCCGGTGCCAGTCGGCGGTGGCCTCGGTGCCGCACCACTGGGCGAAGATCGGGTACCGCAGCACCCGGGTCGGGTCCCGCACCAGCGGCCAGTGGTTGACCAGCACGGTCGGCAGGGCGGGGTCACGCCCGGCGAGCCGCCGGGCCGTCTCGGCGACCCGCGCCGCGCACCACTGCGCCCGGTCCGGGTACGGGTCGGGGTGCAGCATGAACTCGTCGGTGCAGACGATCCCGGTGCGGTACGCCTCGGCCAGGGCCGCCTCCCGGTCCAGCCCCTCGGGTCGCCAGCTGTAGTCGTAGAGCAGGAACAGCGGCGCGACGAGCACCGGCCCGCCCGCGCCCCGCCACACCGGGTACTCGTCCTCCGGGGTCACCACGCCCAGGGCCCGGCACCGCCGCACCAGGTGCTCGTAGCGGGCCAGGCCCCGCAACGTGACCGGGTCGCCCCGGGGGGTCCACAACTCGTGGTTGCCGGGCGACCACACCACCTTCTCGAACCGCTCGGCGAGCAGACCGAGCGCCCACTCGACGTCGGCGGCGGTGTCGGCGACGTCCCCGGCGACGATCAGCCAGTCCCGGGGCGATTCCGGTCGCAGGGCCTCGACCAGCGCCCGGTTCTCCGGGTACCCGATGTGCAGGTCGCTGATCGCGACCAGGCTCCCGTCGCGCTCCTGTCCCGACATCAGCCGATCGTACGCAGACCGCGAAGCGTCGTGGGGAACGCGAACCTCACTCCGCCGAGCCCGGTTCGGCCATCGTGCGGTGCTGCTCGGACTTGAGCCGGTCCGGGGTGAACCGCGCGGCCGCCGCCTGGACCTTGTTCCTCAGCGAGCCGGCGACCACCTTCTCCTCGCCCTTCATCAGCGCCGCGAAGCCCGGCGCGGCGACCGTCGCCGGGTCGTCCTTCGGCCCGGCGCCGACCCGGGTGTCCTCCATGTCGGCACGCGCGAAGAACTTCGTGTCGGTCGGCCCGGGCATCAGCGAGGTGACCGTGACCCGGTGTCCTCGGGACCCGACCGCATCGGCCGGCGGCGAGGTGGATCCGGACGCCACGAGGGCGACCCGGTAGGATCGCCGGTGGGCCGTGACTGGCGCGTGGGGATGGAGCACCATCGGGAAGCGGTCCCGTCATGAGGACGCACGCCGAGCGCCTGGGCCTTCCGCACGTCAGTAGGAGGTCGCATGTCGCTGAACGCCGAATCCACCGCCTTCCGCAGCGCGCTCGAGGTGATCCGTGCCGTCGAGCCCCGGGTGGCCGACGCCATCGGCGCCGAGCTGACCGACCAGCGCGAGTCGCTCAAGCTCATCGCCAGTGAGAACTACGCCTCCCCGGCCACCCTGCTGGCCATGGGCAACTGGTTCAGCGACAAGTACGCCGAGGGCACCGTCGGCCGCCGGTTCTACGCCGGCTGCCAGAACGTCGACACCGTCGAGGCGCTCGCCGCCGAGCACGCCCGGGAGCTGTTCGGCGCGTCCCACGCGTACGTGCAGCCGCACTCCGGCATCGACGCCAACCTGGTCGCCTTCTGGGCGGTCCTGGCCGACCGGGTGGAGTCCCCCGCCCTGAAGAAGGCCCAGGTACGCCAGGTCAACGACCTCACCGAGGCGGACTGGTTCGCGCTGCGCCGGGAGCTGGGCAACCAGCGGATGCTGGGCATGTCGCTGGACGCCGGCGGTCACCTCACCCACGGCTTCCGGCCGAACATCTCCGGCAAGATGTTCGACCAGCGCAGCTACGGCACCGACCCGGCCACCGGTCTGATCGACTACGACAAGGTGGCCGAGGCGGCCCGCGAGTTCAAGCCGCTGATCCTGGTGGCGGGCTACTCGGCGTACCCGAGGAAGGTCAACTTCCGGATCATGCGGGAGATCGCCGACTCGGTCGGCGCCACCTTCATGGTCGACATGGCCCACTTCGCGGGCCTGGTCGCCGGCAAGGTCTTCACCGGCGACTTCGACCCGGTGCCGCACGCGCACATCGTCACCACCACCACCCACAAGTCGCTGCGCGGTCCGCGCGGCGGCATGGTGCTCTGCGGGCCGGAGCTGGCCGACCAGGTCGACCGGGGCTGCCCGATGGTGCTCGGCGGCCCGCTGCCGCACGTGATGGCGGCCAAGGCCGTCGCCCTGGCCGAGGCCCGCCGCCCGGACTTCGCCGACTACGCCCAGCGGATCGTCGACAACGCCCAGGCGCTCGCCGAGGGCCTGACCCGCCGGGGCGCGAAGCTGGTCACCGGCGGCACCGACAACCATCTCGTGCTCATCGACGTCTCCGGTTACGGCCTGACCGGCCGGCAGGCCGAGCAGGCGCTGCTGGACTCGGGCATCGTCACCAACCGCAACGCCGTCCCGCAGGACCCGAACGGGGCCTGGTACACCTCCGGCATCCGGATCGGCACCCCGGCGCTGACCACCCGGGGCCTGGGCACGGCGCAGATGGACGAGACCGCCGAGCTGATCCACACCGTGCTCAGCCAGACCACGCCGGGCGAGTCGAAGGCCAAGTACGTGCTGGACGCGGCGCTGGCCGACAAGGTGAGCAAGCAGGCCAGCGAGCTGCTGACCGGCTTCCCGCTCTACCCGGCCGTCGACCTGGGCTGACCCTCGCGCGCTCCCGACGCCCCGCCCGGCCCTGCCGAGCGGGGCGTCGCGCTGTCCCCACCCCGTGCCCCGCCGCCCGGCGTGCCCGCCGACCGGTTGATCCCCGTTGACCCCGCTGACCCGCCCCGCCCCGCCCCCGCCGCCCTGTTGATCAAGAAGTTCTGGGACCGTGGAGCGCTCTCTCCGTGCGCAAACTTCTTGATCAACCGGAGCCGGGTAGAGGCCCGCGCGTCCCGCCGGACACTGGCCGTTGATCAAGACGTTCTGGGAC
This genomic interval from Micromonospora coxensis contains the following:
- a CDS encoding metallophosphoesterase family protein, which gives rise to MSGQERDGSLVAISDLHIGYPENRALVEALRPESPRDWLIVAGDVADTAADVEWALGLLAERFEKVVWSPGNHELWTPRGDPVTLRGLARYEHLVRRCRALGVVTPEDEYPVWRGAGGPVLVAPLFLLYDYSWRPEGLDREAALAEAYRTGIVCTDEFMLHPDPYPDRAQWCAARVAETARRLAGRDPALPTVLVNHWPLVRDPTRVLRYPIFAQWCGTEATADWHRRFDAVAVVYGHLHIPRTTWHDGVRFEEVSVGYPREWRQRSVPPGRLRRILPAPDVP
- a CDS encoding glycine hydroxymethyltransferase, with the protein product MSLNAESTAFRSALEVIRAVEPRVADAIGAELTDQRESLKLIASENYASPATLLAMGNWFSDKYAEGTVGRRFYAGCQNVDTVEALAAEHARELFGASHAYVQPHSGIDANLVAFWAVLADRVESPALKKAQVRQVNDLTEADWFALRRELGNQRMLGMSLDAGGHLTHGFRPNISGKMFDQRSYGTDPATGLIDYDKVAEAAREFKPLILVAGYSAYPRKVNFRIMREIADSVGATFMVDMAHFAGLVAGKVFTGDFDPVPHAHIVTTTTHKSLRGPRGGMVLCGPELADQVDRGCPMVLGGPLPHVMAAKAVALAEARRPDFADYAQRIVDNAQALAEGLTRRGAKLVTGGTDNHLVLIDVSGYGLTGRQAEQALLDSGIVTNRNAVPQDPNGAWYTSGIRIGTPALTTRGLGTAQMDETAELIHTVLSQTTPGESKAKYVLDAALADKVSKQASELLTGFPLYPAVDLG
- a CDS encoding SDR family oxidoreductase produces the protein MPGPTDTKFFARADMEDTRVGAGPKDDPATVAAPGFAALMKGEEKVVAGSLRNKVQAAAARFTPDRLKSEQHRTMAEPGSAE